The following are encoded in a window of Oncorhynchus masou masou isolate Uvic2021 chromosome 17, UVic_Omas_1.1, whole genome shotgun sequence genomic DNA:
- the LOC135558262 gene encoding uncharacterized protein LOC135558262 has product MDILLPYLLLILWALNVASSLLNKHVEHRNPFALRVCCKRQSHFVYIGQDISGSPVSVDVGMCRTHCGGEQSRTSHEAGLQQGYSKHSSMLEYLRSKKVRVRKPTTPISAKGSGQVTSCGVNHNCEPTGVRVDQMLLFKGPREVEVIEECHCENKLSQCVRVPALKTYFFKTPYETVIDVGSCSGSKGSPDGFSCVPTKFDSALVKTPNKIDLVQTVEVCELSKSCYRVPYMEYYYEIVYDANGVKEEKLKEIDVGRCLGGCTTGNRCLLRSHSDSEVCYLWAERPTNSCVPRGYDSHMSLNQHGQIHTVLSISSCFCQY; this is encoded by the exons ATGGATATACTGCTGCCCTACCTACTGCTCATTCTGTGGGCTCTCAACGTAGCCT CTTCCTTGTTGAACAAACATGTGGAGCACAGGAACCCGTTTGCACTGAGAGTCTGCTGCAAGAGACagagccactttgtttacatcgGCCAAG ACATCTCTGGTAGTCCTGTGAGTGTGGATGTGGGGATGTGCAGGACCCATTGTGGGGGAGAACAAAGCAGGACATCACATGAGGctggactacagcagggctaTTCCAAACATTCCTCCATGTTGGAATACCTCAGGAGCAAAAAA GTAAGGGTCCGCAAACCTACCACTCCAATCAGTGCCAAGGGTTCTGGTCAGGTTACGTCCTGCGGGGTGAACCATAACTGTGAGCCGACCGGGGTGAGGGTGGACCAGATGCTGCTGTTCAAGGGTCCCCGGGAGGTGGAGGTCATAGAGGAATGCCACTGTGAAAACAAACTGAGCCAATGTGTCCGGGTTCCGGCACTCAAAACCTACTTCTTTAAGACCCCATACGAGACTGTCATCGATGTGGGAAGCTGTTCGGGTTCGAAAGGTTCTCCAG ATGGGTTCTCCTGCGTGCCCACTAAATTTGACTCGGCCTTGGTGAAGACCCCTAACAAGATAGACCTGGTCCAGACAGTGGAGGTCTGTGAGCTGAGTAAGAGCTGCTATAGAGTTCCCTACATGGAGTACTACTATGAAATAGTCTATGACGCTAACGGAGTCAAAGAAGAGAAACTCAAG GAAATAGACGTGGGCAGATGTTTAGGAGGCTGCACCACAGGAAACCGCTGTCTTCTCAG GAGCCACTCTGATTCCGAAGTGTGCTATCTGTGGGCAGAGAGACCCACCAACTCTTGTGTCCCTCGGGGCTACGACAGCCACATGTCCCTCAACCAGCATGGCCAGATCCATAcagttctctccatctcctcttgtTTCTGTCAGTACTGA
- the LOC135558261 gene encoding bone morphogenetic protein 2-A-like, with protein sequence MLPVAIINAMLVGLATAKPSLNLENHFSMENNSEEVHSAAIKRLLEVFGMEDPPLLEGDKQPPQYMINVYNTVRDVDDVTKDPYLLGGNTVRNFFNKHTNEQVEFLFNVYTVARSEKVLTAELHLFKLQPQASNRHHFCQVSVYHLIDCSKMNITKGKKLLSSTLIPVHSTGWEVFTIIQAISSWMVEEGSNLGLLVTVWTLGGIQMDQKTVDRYRSAKSRTMRILTSFYPQAIRLLNN encoded by the exons ATGTTACCTGTTGCCATTATCAATGCCATGTTAGTGGGCTTGGCTACTGCAAAACCATCACTAAATTTGGAAAATCACTTTTCCATGGAGAACAATTCTGAAGAAGTGCATTCAGCTGCTATTAAGAGGCTCCTGGAGGTTTTTGGTATGGAGGACCCTCCTCTCCTCGAGGGCGATAAGCAGCCACCTCAGTACATGATCAACGTGTACAACACAGTCAGAGATGTGGACGACGTTACCAAGGACCCCTACCTTCTGGGGGGGAATACAGTTCGCAATTTCTTTAACAAACATACG AATGAACAAGTGGAGTTCCTGTTCAATGTATACACAGTGGCCAGGAGTGAGAAGGTTTTAACTGCTGAGTTACATCTCTTCAAACTGCAGCCCCAGGCCTCCAACAGACATCACTTCTGTCAG GTCAGTGTCTACCATCTCATAGATTGCAGCAAAATGAACATAACGAAGGGTAAGAAGCTGTTGTCTTCTACACTGATCCCTGTCCACTCCACTGGCTGGGAGGTGTTTACCATTATACAAGCTATAA gttcctggatggttgaaGAGGGCAGTAACCTGGGTCTGCTGGTGACAGTGTGGACCCTAGGAGGAATCCAGATGGATCAGAAG ACTGTAGACcgctaccggagcgccaagtctaggaccatgAGGATCCTcaccagcttctacccccaagccataagactgctgaacaattaa